GTGCCCCACCTGCTGGTAAAATACagcattgcattcatttgaacCAATGTGATGAGTCTTGGAGCGCTTCGagtctttttgcattttataatttaagTGTACTCATTAATTTGAAGCATTATATTCATAGTGTTGTAATTAACCTGATATTTATCTTCCATGGATGTTTCTTAACTTTGTTTGATGGTTGACTGGCTGTATGTATTGAGTGATTCTAAGGTGTTGCAATGCaaaatttcattatttcaataaacaataatgaaagaaaatactgCCCGTTGCACAAGCAATAAACGGGCTGGGAGGTTTATATTTACAGTGCCGtcagtaagtatttggacagcgacacaatattgttgttttggctctgtactccagtacaTTGGATTCAAAATGATACAATGAGGTtacagtgcagactgtcagctttaatgtgagggtatttacatcacTATTGGGTGATCCATGTGGGAATTACAGcccattttatacatagtctcccCTTTGTTCTGTGTGGGAGCCGGCAGACACGTTGATGTTGATGTTCCTGCCCACAGTgactctgttcctggagttctGGAAGCGGAGGCAGGCCCGGTTGGAGTACGAGTGGGACCTGGTGGACTTtgaggaagagcagcagcagctgcagctcagGCCTGAGTACGAGACCAAATGCAGCGGCCGCCGGATGAACCGCATCACCCAGGTACTGTACCGTAGCCTTAACTGCTACCTGGAAGGGTCCGGTCATGTTTATACCTGTTCTGGAGAAAGTTTGGGGATTTTTGCTCATGATGATCTCCATAAGAAAAAGTGCAGTACAGGGTATTAAAGGATTGTATGTAACTATGCTGGGAATGTAACTGACCATTTACAAACCAGGATGATTTAGTCACATATTATCTACTCAGCTCAGGCATGGAACTCAGCCTCAGGCCATATCTAATACCTGCttttaaatattgatttcaGCATCTTCAGAGAGTTTTAATGACTCTATTATTCACATTCTGGAGCTTGATATGTAGACTCAAGCACCCTCTGAAAGGCTTGTACCTTCTGAGGCCCTTTATAATCCCTGAATAGGGATCTCTTGTAGGCTTTGTCCTAATGCGCCATTTAGGAGAGTAATGTGATGCTACTGCTTGGTGATTAACTGGGGGTCCTTCACAGACCATTGAGTGGGAGGGGAAGGGAATAATGTCTGTTTGAGTCCTCTGTTTGGTAATCTGCCTGGCCGGATTTATGAGGCCTTTTTTTAGTTGCTTTATAACAGCTTGGTTCAGACTGGTGGATTCACCAGTGGAAACGGTAATGATAACCAGTGGGCAGTGGTCTTGCACTGTTGTTCTTCATGGAATGCGTAGCTATTTTTGATGTAATATGACTGAAGAGGTTAAGTAATCcctcaaaacaaaaactaaaatacttCAGCAATTGcagttggaacgaaaaccagcatacccaTATTGAAAGCTACTGGTCTAGCAGTCCATTGTGGGAAtctcccacagaaataactcaCTTCTGATCCAGCGTGGTGTCCTTGTCTGTCTCAGCTGCACAACAGTCCCAGGTTACTCGTGCTGTTCTGTGGCCACTGACAACACATTCTCCCTGTTTGTTCTGCAGGAAATGGAGCCGTACTTGTCAGTAACAAGCAAATGTGCTCGCTGCTGCCTGTCTGGAGCCACGGTCATATTCTGGGTGAGTCGGCATCACTTTCAGTGTGTGTTACCATCAAATGCATGTGTTTTCACCCAGAGGAATTGCAGCATGCATTTGATATTTGGAATATATAGCAGTGTGGCTGCACATTTCATAAGCTAGCCTGTGTCTGTAGCATTGTGGGTCTGTATAGTTCATAACCTGGCCTGTGTCTGTAACATTGTGGGTCTGTATAGTTCATAACCTGGCGTGTGTTTGTAGCAGTGTGGGTCTGTACAGTTTACAAGCTGGTCTTggtctgtagcagtgtgtgtctgtacagttCATAAGCTAGTCTGTGTCCGCAGCAGTGTGATTCTGTACAGTTCATAAGCTAGCCTGTGtctatgtcagtgtgtgtctgtacagttCATAAGCTAGTCTGTGTCCGCAGCAGTGTGATTCTGTACAGTTCATAAGCTAGCCTGTGTCTATGTCAGTGTGGTTCTGTACAGTTCATAAGCTagcctgtgtatatgtgtgtactgatgtgtgtttgttttagtcGGCTGTCTGTGAATTGTGTTCGCTCGCTCCCTCCAGATTGCCTTGATCTGCGCCTGCATCACTGGTGTGATCGCGTACCGGTTGGCAGTGTATGCAGCCTTCGCCAGCATCATGAAAGACAGCCCCACCAGCAAACTGCAGCTGGTGGGGTCCCTCATCACGCCACAGCTCGCCACCTCCGTCACTGCCTCCTGCATCAACTTCGCCATCATCATGATCCTCAACTTCATGTACGAGCGCGTGGCCATCTGGATCACCGACATGGGTGAGGGGGAACTCCTTTTCGTGCATCAGTAGGGACGCACGTTTTAAGTAATTCCTTTGATTGATGATCTTTGATGTTAAAGAATGAATTAATTGATAGTTGTTATGGTAAATTTCATGTACTATATAGCTATATCATTcatcaataaaaatgtgagTGATGCAAGAGGCAATGCTTTTCTTGACTCCAGGCTTAAAAGGGTTGGTTTTCACCCACATTCAAAGAGCATTTGACCAGTACAGAACAAGATTTGTTTAGATAGCTGTTGAACTTAGACTAAAATGCAACAATCAATGGGGCTCATATAATTTTGTGTCCCTCCCTTCTGCCTGCTTTACTGTACTTAAATTGTCAATTAAAACAGCACAGATGTAGCCCAAGGATATAATCTTCATGTGTGtagtaaaaaatgaaaggcattTTGTCACAGTTACAAAACTTCATTGTTACTTAATCCTACTGATAGGTAATTTCAACTCAGCAACAGGGCATAGGCAAGGCAAATGGAACATACTGTAGCTATAAATATCTTCCTTAGGCACTTGGAAATTGGTGCCAGTACCTGGATGTACTGTAGATATCCAAGCCTCAGATCTCAAATCTCAGTAGGTTAAAATGTGTAGCTTCATCTGGTGGACAatataaatcattaaaataattcattacgTTTCTCCAAAAGAGGAGTGCAACATTAGGCAACccaaaacaaaatcttttttttatttttattttaaaccttgATTCCtgtaaatgtgcaataaataatAGTCATTGAGTAATTGTTAGCATCCCTATCCAtcagttattttgaatttagtTTGACCAATTGGGTGTTGAAAGAGGAAAATCCCACCTGGATTAGGTCGGAATACACACTTCAATAAACTTCAGTTCATGTGTTAACATTGAAGGACATTGATTTCTGTTATTAGTTTGCATATGTTGCATGTGTAATTTACATTCACAAACCTGTCCTGTGCAGCAGTGGAAGAATGGTGTTATTGGAAAAAAGTATCTCATCCCATATTTCAGTGAGGCTTTGGGGTCGTGGAACAAAATTGTACCTTTTTGGGTTAACTGCTATAACTGATCCAGTTTGAACCCTGGCAGGCCAGTTTTGTTGAGTGACCAGGATGTTGTTGGCTCCATCTCAGGTGTCGAAAGCTGTAACTGAACCTCACAGTGGTTTCCCAAACCAGTCCTTCCTCCTTGCCTGGCTGTTCAGTTTAAAGGAACAACCTGCACTAGGCAGTGTCTGGGTGGTACAGTTAACTTACCTGCTTCTTAGTAATTGGACTTGACCATACTTAAAGGCATATTCAGTGACTTGCGGCACATCTCCTGACCTGTGccttatgttttcatttttatttgagaagTTCTACCCGACAGAGacatgtatttcatttcatttttctgaaatcGCGTGAATAATTATGATTGCACAGTGCACACTGACTGAGGCCTTTCTACTAAATGCCATAATAATTATTTGATCAGTTTTAGGTTGGTCTTGTTTACATGAACATGATGGGTTGTATCAACCTTTCCTTCCAGAAGTTCCAAAGTACTGGCACTTGCTCTCTTCTGTCTAATAATTTTGACAACACtgtattttccacagaaattcCCAAGACTCACCTGGAGTACGAGAACAGGTTGACCATGAAGATGTTCCTCTTCCAGTTTGTCAACTACTACTCATCCTGCTTCTATGTAGCCTTCTTCAAGGGCAAGTTTGTGGGCCACCCTGGTGACTACAATTACATGTTCGGCAAGCTGAGGAATGAAGAGGTAGCGTAACCTGCGTTTGTGCAAGCTTTTCCCCTGCCCTCATTTTTGGGTTATTTTTGGGTTATGTCCAAAATGGTTTGTTAGTTTGTCTGTAGTTGTTGATACAGTGCAGCCCACCTGTAATATACTGTGTAAACCTACCGGGTAGCAGCAGTGCAGAATAATGGGGAggggactgggcttgtaactcaaagatTGGGGATTTGAGTCCCAGCTGGGGTGCTGCCGTTATATGCTTTAGCACGATGCtcagtaaatatgcagctgtgtaaatggattgttTGTAAAGAATTTCCAGTGCAGAATGGCAGGCAGCCCCCTGGGGCGACAGACAGTTGGCTCTAGTATCACCCTGTGATGAGAAGGATTATTGACTTGGATGACATCAACTCATCACGCACGATTGACACCCactggatgagcaggccataAGTTTGTCTGttcagctgcacatgaagtgccTTCCACCAACTTGAGTGTGACAAGAGGAGACCGCATGTTTGTCTACAATCTCCCAAATGAACAGGAGAGTTTTTCTCAAGATTTCCTGAGCATGATCAGGCATTCCAAAagtgggagaaaaagagaaaagcacattttaaaaaatcactaaattttaaaagaatttcttcaaatttagAATCGGGCCCCAAGTGCTCAATATATTAATTGCTTCAAGGTGTACAGTTTTCTGTTCTTTCCAGCATTTTAAAACGTTTAGGTAACTGCGCTTTAAAATGTTCACGTAAACAAGATTACTTGAAAAAAGTGTCAGCATGGCAACTGAAAGAATGTCATGTACTGAGTCTCTTAACATATCCAGTCTACACTCTCAAACCTGCTTGAACAGAGGGACAAAATCATGCAATGATGgggaattaaaaacattttcaaacagcCGATGGATGACTGAAGCAGTGACTCTGGACTTAAATTAAGAATCACTTCTGTGTGATTACTGCCAAATCACAAAATGGCATGAGTGAAACTGTTTCAGTAGTACAGTTTGTAATAGTGGCATTTTTGGCCATGCATTTATAATAAGTTGgtaatgttgtttattttgtgtttctgttgcaTTTGCTATGTCAATGATCATTTCTGAAAACCTGGCATAAGCTTGATACTTCAGAGCACTACATTTACTATCTGTACTATATACAGTAGCTACTTTATGtcattaaaagttatttttaagaaGTACAGATTTGTTGTTGATCTGACATGTTAATGTAGAGGTGTCTTCcacttaaaatatataaaatcaccTGCTAGTCTTACAAGTGATTTGTACTGTAAAACCAACAATTCATACATGTGAAAtcttgatttattattttaggcCAGGTGATTTTATTCTTTAATGGAGGTAGGCCTTTCTCTTGGGGTGccatttccagtttttggctgcTAGGTGTGCTCCCACCATTCGCAACGGTGCAAAGCTAGAGTAAGAAATGAGGATCGTGTACCCTAGCAAAACAATAAGCAGGAATAGCCAAGCTTCCATTGTTTTTCTGTAACAGTACTAACAATAAACTGTACATGtgttaacatttttatgaacataacactgcagacacagcagTCTGATCTCGGGGTGTTTTTTCACCACTGAGACAGCATCTGAAAGATGAACGTTTAGTAGATGTGTGACACATATGCTAAAGAGCAGTTCTTACACCACCTCTTCAGCACAGTTTGCCATCACTATTGCCACTGGCAGGAAACCTGTATACACCTACACTGCTTCACTTCCTTTTCCAATATGGCAACGAGAGAAGGGCCAGTTCCAATGGGTGCCTTCTTCTGTTTATATATTGCCTAATTCAGATTTTTCCAAATATGAAGATGACTTGTTTTGTGGTGATGTAAACTTATCTCTTTCCTTCCTCTGCTCTCACCCTGTCCCAACACAGTGTGATCCCGGCGGCTGCCTTATCGAGCTGACCACGCAGCTGGTGATTGTGATGGTAGGGAAGCAGGTGTGGGGGAACATCCAAGAGGCGCTTGTGCCGTAAGTATGGCTGCAACCATGCAGGAGGTAGaaacacttttttgtgttttgttttcctggCCTATTGCATCTGATATTGAAGTAGCCCAAGGACCCGCTCATGaatctgaaatataaataaacaacaaacagGGTTCAGTGCCACACACATAAGgctacacacatgcaaacacgcacacacacacacacacacacacgcaagcacactctcatatactgtatgcacttTTTGTGTGATTTCCCATAGATATAGATTGAATAATGTCATCTCCATTTTGCTCCCTGGATTCCTCTgaccttctgtttttttcatatgttgTCATATTAAATGAATGTGTATGCTTGCTGGAGAATCATAAATCTACTGTAATTACATTGGACTGCTGATCCTGTGTGTGATCTTTAGGGGCTGAATAATATTCTCGTAACCGTCATTCAGCAGTTTTTCCACAGCTTCTGAACTGGAAAGTGAGGCTCAGGTAAAAGTCCAAGAGCCGTGGCGCTGGGTGTCCAGCTCATCTGTCAgccttcctccctccccaggtggATGTGTAACTGGTGGGGCAGCAGGAAGGGCCGCAACCCCTCAGATAAAAGAGTCTACTGCAGTTGGGAGCAGGACCACGACCTGCAGAACTTCAGCCAGCTGGGCCTGTTCTACGAGTACCTGGAGATGGGTGAGAGGAGCTCCTCAAGCCcgcatgcattacattacatttatttggcagacgcttttatccaaagcaacgtacaataagtgcataacgaaggtcattggaataactacaaaacacaggtccgttaaggtacaatactcattttgtaacggttattcatagccatgaacatattAAGTCCAGTTCATACAGTAAacactctgacctaacctatactgagtcaaactaggaggcatgacaagctacaacatcaagataatgatacaaagtccAATATAAGttctggatggaggtacatgtaagatgaaagtggtacaggaggtacagtacatgtgtaACATTAAAGTTCTATAGGAAGTTGagggatttaagtgataaaaatgatcccagattgggagGGCCCCACAGAGTGGCATGCCCCTTACACACCCCTTACTCAAGTTCAGAACCCAAGCACAAGAGTGTATGAACATAGCGTATTCACACTCACAGATAGCTGGCCGTTGTACAGTGTATGGCCTCACATAGTTATGTTATCAATCCACAGATGACAATGAATTTCTCAACCACTTATTCGTTAGCAAGGCAATCTTCCAAGGCAATACCATAATTTATCTGAAGGCCTTTTTCGATATTAATTATTCTCAACATGATCTACAGTGAGTTATGTGCAGAGATTTGGAGAGGATGTGAGTTTCCAGAAATGCTTACCTGAGTGAAGGGCATGCTCAGATCAATATTCCCTGCACTTGGGCCAGGGAAATCTGTTTGGGCACAGTGATCAGTTTATCCCCAGCAGAAACACTGGAGAGgaatctccccctcccctgccttGCCTGTGTTCTCAGATGGGGATGGCTGCTGCTCCATGCCATGCCCTGTGTTACCCACACATTTCTCCTCCTCGCTACTGTGATCCAGTTTGGCTTCATCACACTCTTCTCTTGTCGTACCCACTGTGATCCAGTTTGGCTTCATCACACTCTTCTCTTGTCGTACCCACTGTGATCCAGTTTGGCTTCATCACACTCTTCTCTTGTCGTACCCACTGTGATCCAGTTTGGCTTCATCACACTCTTCTCTTGTCGTACCCACAGTGATCCAGTTTGGCTTCATCACACTCTTCCCTTCTCGTACCCACAGTGATCCAGTTTGGCTTCATCACACTCTTCTCTTGTCGTACCCACAGTGATCCAGTTTGGCTTCATCACACTCTTCTCTTGTCGTACCCACTGTGATCCAGTTTGGCTTCATCACACTCTTCTCTTGTCGTACCCACTGTGATCCAGTTTGGCTTCATCACACTCTTCTCTTGTCGTACCCACAGTGATCCAGTTTGGCTTCATCACACTCTTCTCTTGTCGTACCCACAGTGATCCAGTTTGGCTTCATCACACTCTTCTCTTGTCGTACCCACAGTGATCCAGTTTGGCTTCATCACACTCTTTGTGGCCTCCTTCCCACTGGCGCCCTTGCTGGCGCTGTGTAATAACATCCTGGAGGTGCGTGTGGACGCCTGGAAGCTCACCACCCAGTTCCGCCGGCCCATGGCTTCCAAGGCCAGAAGCATTGGAGCCTGGCTGGAGATCCTCAACGGAATGGCCGTCCTCTCTGTCATCACcaatgtacgtgtgtgtgtatgtgtgtgtgtgtgtgtgtgtgtgtttgggtatcTTTTTGCACATCCTGTATTTTGTGTATTGTAACCAGTGGACAAGCATAAGGAATATAATTAAGTAATACCCCTATATAAATGTGGTGTTTAATACCATGCAGTTGTGGTAGCTCCCCACTTCTTTATCccatctctttttctcacaTCTCCTGCTCCTCTATtcctctctgccctctccccctcctctatccctctctcctctctccctttctcccctctcccacacctctatcccttccccctcccacttccctctcctctgccccacCACTCCTCTAttcctttctccccctcccattccttcttcctctctcccctctgccattcaaattcaaattttaaaatgctttattggcatgaaatgaTGCATCTTATGTTGCCTaagcacagaaaagaacatACACAACTGAAAGCATAAACATGGACCTATGGTGtgctgacaaaaataataagcCTATCCAAATATGCTCACTGGTTGTCCGTCTATTTATGGAAAGCTGTAACATAATTTGCTGCTAGTCCTGTGCATTTTCTGTAGGGGAGCATTTGGTGGTCATTTAATTCAGggcatatttttatgaattttggGTAGACATTCTCCCTTATGTCCTGATCATTTACACGTGAGGAAGTGCAGCTCCACCACTCCCTGGCTGCAGTGTGAGCACTGTCTGTCCTCTCAGGGCATCCGGGTCTGCCTGTGTTGGCCTTTTCATAATGGCCATGCTGTTCTTactgagtgtatattttcaagGTTTCTCTCTGCTCACTCTCCATCACCATGGTCAGGTAATTAGCCATGGTGTACAGTCTGTTCAGGCCCAAACAGCCATCAagtttgttttgggtttttgttatttcttttcaatgggtcaaatttatttatttttgtttcattataatcGCGTTTGGTCAAAGTCATTGAGCTAGGATGGTGTCACTGTTCTGGGGCTGGCTATTATTAGTTGTGTTAGTATTTACTTCAGTGAGTCCCAGGATCAGTTGACTGAAGGGACTCTTCTTTATATTCACCTCTTGGAATTTCAGGGCTTTGTAATGATAGCAGTGGGAATCActcgtttttaaaaatttccataATTTGGTGGCATTTCTGAATTTTAATTAGTTGTGgatattggcctaattctgacctgcatgcattatttgtggTTTTCCTCTGAACCTGGAAGATACTTTCACAAAACTCTGTGTGCATGGTCTtggatgtttgtcccatttAGCAAATTCTTTTTGTGTTAGTGGACCCCACACCTCACTGCCATAAAGTGCAATTGGTTCagttactgatttaaaaatattcagctaAATGGCAATTGGAATTTCTGACTGAATTGACTTATTAATGGCATAGaaagcctttttttcctttctctttcaatTAATTCAGAGGCAAATGAAAACTTCTTGTAGAACTGatttttaatcataaacatGTGTAATTAGTAGTTTGTTCAATTTTACTTGTTCATAAtgtgatgtttattttggtGTCTGGATATTTGTTGGAACAGAAGAACCTTAGTTTTTATATGGTTTATTGTCAGGGCCCAGGTATGACTCTAGCAGATCCAGGTTCTGTTGTCGATGCTCTGGTGTTGGGGAGAGCAGAACCAGGTTAATTTAACTTAGAAATCATATAGGGCAAGGTCAGGTGCTGTAGGTTTTTCAAGTAGtgttcatttatataaatattttaaagaattgGTGAGATAGATGACCCCTGTGCTATCTGGGAAAAATATTTGGTTTATCTCCAACTTTAACTGCACTTTTCTTATTTGTATCCATTGATTTAATTACAGTGTATGTTTttccccctacaccactttaaATAAGTTTTAGAAAAAGACCACCATGCCAAATAGAATCAAAAGCCCACTGGAAATCTATAAAGCAGGCAAGaacattgcttttgttttggtgaacatatttgtaaatgtggGTGTGTAGGGTGAAAATATGATGTGATCTCTATACTTTGGTAAGAATCCAGTTTGGCTTTTACTCAAGACATTGTTCTCCATAAGGACGTTTTATaagttttctgtttattatgcTACAGAAtaccttccccagattactgttcACGCAGATGCCTCTGTATTTTTTTGGGTCAAATTTGTCTCCACTTTTATATATGGGTGTTATGAGTCCTTTGTTCCAGAGAAGTAACCAACGCTCAGAACCAAGGTGAAGAATCTTAGGATAGCTAATTTTAACTTCTAATTGCTATGATTTAACATCCTCATTTAGGATCCCATCTGCATAACAGGTTTTTCTGGGTCATAGgtctttcagtttttcaaataGCTCTTAATTATTAGAGAGTGTGCTAGGGCGTTATTGGGGAGTATAAAGGGTTTTGGTAATCTAATGTTCTAATGTTCTGTTCAAGTTTTTCCAATTTTGCACATGTTTGCTTTTGCTCTGGGCTTGATGTCTCTTTCTGGtataatttttcaaaatggtttTGCCATATGTTTCCATTTTGATAAccactctcctctccctctcttaccccTCTATCCTGCTCTCCCTTCTCACACTGCTCTATCCCCCCACtgctctatccctctctcctctcccctctgccaCTCTATCCTactccacctctcctgtcttccCTCTCATACTCTCCAGGCCTTTATTGTGTCCTTCACCTCTGACATGATCCCACGACTGGTCTACCTGTATGTCTACCAACCGAACAAGTCAGCAACCATGGAGGGCTACATCAGCAACAGCCTGTCAGTCTTCAACATTTCCGAGCTGCGGCCGGAACACCAACCTGAGGATGGCGAGAACCCTGCCTGGTTCAACAGCTCCGTAATAACCACCTGCAGGTAAAGGCCGTGGTAGAGACAAGTGTGTGCTCGTGGCTGTCTCCTCACAAGCCTTTACTGACTCTGTGCCCATGTTGTTTCAGGTACCGTGACTACCGCTACGCTTCTGGTCACGAAAAGCAGTACTTCCACACAATGCAGTTTTGGCACATTCTAGCAGCCAAGCTggccttcatcatcatcatggaGGTACAGGACTATACCCTATACCACATGcagcaatatattttataccACTCACTGATATCTCTATGCCACGCACTGATATATCTCTGTATTTCACACTAATGAGTCTATATCTCTCAACTGATGTATCTTCATAGCAAACGATTATATgcagctgttccacacactgacaTATCTGTATATTACACACTGAACTGATATCTCGGTATCATGCACAGGTACAGTTCTGTTGCACATGCTGTTACGTAAgaaataaaccacgacgggctgtcccgttattggaaaatagtGTACGATACGGGTGGTGATACGGCCGAGGCCAAGCTGACATAATcagctgaaactgaaatattCTTCCACGGCCCTTTTGGCATGTTGTTTTGCTGTGATTCTAtcaggaaaaaaatcataaatgttaaaatgaatgcccacccttggaccaatcggaattgagtattcagccaagccctTGTATAAATCAGTATACCAAACACTGATATATATCACAATGACACAACTCTAGATCAAACCCTTATCGCTTACACAGATGTTGCTTCTTGCTGTCTGATCCATTGTCCTTTCCCATCAGCATGTGGTGTTTGGAGTGAAGGTGTTCGTGGCGTGGATGATCCCAGACGTTCCCTCGGAGGTGAAGGCACGGGTCAAGCGGGAGCGCTACCTGGTGCAGGAGTACCTGCACAACTACGAAGTGGAGAAGCTGAGGGTGCAGCTCAGCCAGCTCAACGGCTACCACAGCCCGGAGCACACCACGGTCATCTGCACCCTTGCCGAGACTACAGAGGTCTTACCAGAGTGCCTGtaacccccagccccaccctccccacctcaGAGCAGGTGCTGGACACGCTTCTGCTCAGCTCATGGCTCGGGTTTCCTAAAGTAGCACTTATAGGCATCTGTGGCTGGAGaatgctgttaaaatgaaatgccctGGCTTTCGGTTTCCAGTTTTCTAATATGCAGCTCGAACCTGAGGCCTTTGTATCTCAATGactttcatcatcatcaccaccattgctgtcctacactgctgccagttcacacattcactctgacTAACTGTCAGAACAGGCCTCTCAGACCTAATTTGAGCTAAGACTGTTGGTCATCAGtcattatttgcattaatgcattGATTAATTGTACTGTTTTCCTGGGGCAGCTGGGTGCCTGCTATGTGCTGGTAATCACAATTGAGCATTCCAAATTTTGGAGAAAAAGGGGGTGAGATGGGATGTGTGGGAGTGGACGGCCAGCCCTCATGCCTTCCGATTTTAGTCTATACTCTTCTTTCCCTCACGTGCCATTTCCATGCAAACCGCCCGTACTGTAAGAAACCAAGAGCAGGCAGCTTCAAGTGAATATTCAGCGCTTATTATAGCCGAGGTACAGCCCCAACGTGAAGACTGTTTTTCAGCAAGGTCTCTCTTTCTGCAGCACCAAAAATGAATGAGCCACAGTGCCAGCCAcaattatacatatttatgtgtgtaaggaAATAGCATGCATGCATCGGTTTAGGTGTTGGTTTGATGTATATAAAATTGTCTGTTTCCAAGTATGTTAAGATTATGGGCCATACCAGATATAAATATCATAGTGTACTGCTTGTGTACTGTCAGACCTATGGAACAAAAATATTGTTGAGGGGATATAATGCTTCAGTTTTGATAAATAAGAAGGGTTATATCAGTGAAAGTTCAAGTTCATATGTGTTAtgcaattgttgttgttgttgttgctggaAACAAGTTATTTAAGTGTAACTGTACATGAATTGGAGCGAAGGAATTCGGCTGGGAAATATCCATGACACTGTAGCCACTGTGGGCAGGAGGGGGTAGATCCCCAGACATAgttaatgtgtatgtgtttatgtatttcATGTCTTGAGCCTTTA
This region of Anguilla anguilla isolate fAngAng1 chromosome 5, fAngAng1.pri, whole genome shotgun sequence genomic DNA includes:
- the LOC118227482 gene encoding anoctamin-5-like isoform X3 codes for the protein MSHDTSLGPEAAMENNTSQGSKDSVFFRDGVRRIDFVLAYVDDKNDERKQERRKEYEANLIKAGLELETEDKSESEDSKTYFLKIHAPWEVLATYAEVLKIKVPFKVNDIPNTRDTPLEWLFRPFRLPEHIMNPVPDYFTSPFNKEKIDFFLISDKETLFPPSTRNRIVYYILSRCAYYKEDHKDKDKKGIKRLLNNGTYQSAFPLHDSRYWMKSRNSKCESERYNLYKNWAQISCFYKEQPLNLIRKYYGEKIGIYFAWLGFYTEMLFFAAVVGLICFISGVVTYDDNIWSKEICDSNIGGSIVMCPLCDKKCGFWKLNSTCTASWQSHLFDNVGTVFFAIFMGIWVTLFLEFWKRRQARLEYEWDLVDFEEEQQQLQLRPEYETKCSGRRMNRITQEMEPYLSVTSKCARCCLSGATVIFWIALICACITGVIAYRLAVYAAFASIMKDSPTSKLQLVGSLITPQLATSVTASCINFAIIMILNFMYERVAIWITDMEIPKTHLEYENRLTMKMFLFQFVNYYSSCFYVAFFKGKFVGHPGDYNYMFGKLRNEECDPGGCLIELTTQLVIVMVGKQVWGNIQEALVPWMCNWWGSRKGRNPSDKRVYCSWEQDHDLQNFSQLGLFYEYLEMVIQFGFITLFVASFPLAPLLALCNNILEVRVDAWKLTTQFRRPMASKARSIGAWLEILNGMAVLSVITNAFIVSFTSDMIPRLVYLYVYQPNKSATMEGYISNSLSVFNISELRPEHQPEDGENPAWFNSSVITTCRYRDYRYASGHEKQYFHTMQFWHILAAKLAFIIIMEHVVFGVKVFVAWMIPDVPSEVKARVKRERYLVQEYLHNYEVEKLRVQLSQLNGYHSPEHTTVICTLAETTEVLPECL
- the LOC118227482 gene encoding anoctamin-5-like isoform X1, which gives rise to MQGQIQIIAKEKGRKRLGLSIISGFSPVREKGDICIDRMKRITGKMKDETLIEMQSTTESPNGGDDNDLSLNSISVKESELSEHSKSDLVVETVPLISSLSGNNTSQGSKDSVFFRDGVRRIDFVLAYVDDKNDERKQERRKEYEANLIKAGLELETEDKSESEDSKTYFLKIHAPWEVLATYAEVLKIKVPFKVNDIPNTRDTPLEWLFRPFRLPEHIMNPVPDYFTSPFNKEKIDFFLISDKETLFPPSTRNRIVYYILSRCAYYKEDHKDKDKKGIKRLLNNGTYQSAFPLHDSRYWMKSRNSKCESERYNLYKNWAQISCFYKEQPLNLIRKYYGEKIGIYFAWLGFYTEMLFFAAVVGLICFISGVVTYDDNIWSKEICDSNIGGSIVMCPLCDKKCGFWKLNSTCTASWQSHLFDNVGTVFFAIFMGIWVTLFLEFWKRRQARLEYEWDLVDFEEEQQQLQLRPEYETKCSGRRMNRITQEMEPYLSVTSKCARCCLSGATVIFWIALICACITGVIAYRLAVYAAFASIMKDSPTSKLQLVGSLITPQLATSVTASCINFAIIMILNFMYERVAIWITDMEIPKTHLEYENRLTMKMFLFQFVNYYSSCFYVAFFKGKFVGHPGDYNYMFGKLRNEECDPGGCLIELTTQLVIVMVGKQVWGNIQEALVPWMCNWWGSRKGRNPSDKRVYCSWEQDHDLQNFSQLGLFYEYLEMVIQFGFITLFVASFPLAPLLALCNNILEVRVDAWKLTTQFRRPMASKARSIGAWLEILNGMAVLSVITNAFIVSFTSDMIPRLVYLYVYQPNKSATMEGYISNSLSVFNISELRPEHQPEDGENPAWFNSSVITTCRYRDYRYASGHEKQYFHTMQFWHILAAKLAFIIIMEHVVFGVKVFVAWMIPDVPSEVKARVKRERYLVQEYLHNYEVEKLRVQLSQLNGYHSPEHTTVICTLAETTEVLPECL